ATCATTAAAAATGAAACACTTAGTAAAGTTATATATGCTATTTGTTACTTGAACAATTTACTAATAAACATGTTTTAGTAATATAAATAAAAGTTGTAAAAAATATTTAATCATTATTTGCGTTATAGTTCTACAAAATGCTAGAGGCGGAAAATCGCTTTGAGCGAGAAAAAGTGAAAGACCGTCTGCTAGGCGGTCTTTTTAATTATAAATATTTCTTCAAATAGTCTAAATATTCTTTGATAAGCCGCGAATATAGATTGCCTAATTTTCCGAAAACATAAGTTTTATACATTTGAAACGTTTAATAGTTTAACTAAAACCAAAAATTATGTCAAAAATAGGAGGTTACATTGCAATCTTTGGAATTGCATCAATCATTTTATATTTCTTTAATTACGAGTTGAGAATCCTCAGTTGGATCGGACTTTGGGGAGAAACCACAGCTTGGATCATTAGAATAGGTCTTGTAGTGTTAGGTGCCGTACTTTTCTTTATTGGGGCAAGTGGAGATTCAGAAGAAGAGGTAGAGGTTCAACGACCAGAATAATATTAAAAAGGTTATCGATCCAAAATGAAAAAGTCAAAACCCAAATTATGGAAACGGATTCTTTTTGGATTGATAGCCTTTATTTTTACAATGGCTGTTTTTATTGGTGGTGTATTTTTAAAAGCCAATTACCTAAAGAATGAAGCAGCTCAATTAACTGAGAAAGATTTTATTACAGAGGAGGTAGTAATCGATTCGGCATATACAAAGCTGATTTATCAAATGCCTTGGCCTCTTTATCTTAGAAAAGTTGTTTTTGCAGAAATAACCTTTTCCTTAAAAAACAAGCCTATATACTTTCGTTCGCCGCAATTTGTACGCAATAGTAACTCATTCAGTGAATCTAGAATGAGAAACTTAAACTTGAAACATGGTGACACCGTTTCCATTATCTATAAAAAGACAGCCCTTGAAGCTGCAAAAAGTCCCAACTTTTTATCTAAATTCTATCATCGTTATAAAACACCGTTAGTATATAACATGAGCAACGATAATGGTAAGTTATTTGATGTTGGGTTGGATTACGATGAATATATTGACGAAAAAATTCACAATGAATCGTTTTATTACTTAATTATACTCTTCACGATAATTAGCATTGCGTTTGTAGGTTTTAAGTTTAATCTTATTAAATAATAGAAATTTTACTTTCTCAACTCTACCGACCAATAACCCAAGGTAATTATTAGCCTTTCCCTAACCCAAAATCACCATTCCCTCATTGGTAGTTTTTTTAAAAGGTATACCAACCTACTTTTGGTATCAAATCAACTAATTATGAAAAAGCTAATTATTTTAATTTCATTTTTGATTCCAATTTTAGTCTCCGCTCAACAAAATGTAATTTAAGGGATGCTTTCTCATGAAATAGGACCATTACCTGTTTTTTCAATTGTTATTAAAGGCACAAAAGAAAGCACAGGCCAATGTAATTGTAAGGCGTGAAGAAACTGCTTCAACACTTAGCTTATTGAATATTGTAAAATTGATGGAAGACAATGAAATTTTATTTAAGCTTAAGGAAATGGAGTATATTGAAAAAATGTCGATAAAATTTGTGAAATACTTGTATCAGGTAATGGTGGTCTGGTATCTCAATTAAAGGAGATTTTTTCAGTGAGTAAGTGGCTAAAAGCGTTAAAATAAGTTGACGCTTTTTTGTGTTTATCATATTAGTATTGTAAATATTAAAAAAATTTCACAAGCAATTGGCATAAATTTTGCAGATTTCTTAAAACATTTTTTTTCTAAAATTGACCCTATGAAAAAAGTAATTAGCTTTTGTATTTCCTTATTTATTTTAGTATTTGGATATGCTCAAAGATGCCCAACATTAAAAGTAAAAAATCAAGAATTAGGCCTGTCATTATTAGATATTAAGGTTGATATCGTAGGTAATATAGCAACAACAACCTATGATATGCTTTTTTACAATCCCACAAATTCAGTGTTGGAAGGAGAATTATCATTTCCTTTGGGAGAAGATCATAATGTTTCACGATTTGCCTTAGAGGTGAATGGGAAATTAAGAGAAGCAGTTGTCGTTGAAAAAGAATTAGGTCGAATTGCTTTTGAAAATGTGGTTAGAAGGGGAGTCGATCCGGCATTACTTGAAAAGGGTTCGGGTAACAATTACAAAGCTCGTATTTATCCTATTCCCGCAAAGGGCTATAAAAGGGTTTTATTGGCTTATGAGCAAGAACTTGTTTTTCATCTTAATTCTCATGCTTATGAATTACCCCTAAATTTTAAGAATAAACTAGATTCCTTCAAGTTAAATATCTCGGTCTTTGATCAAAAATACAAACCAATTATTGAGAAAAATGGCATTTCAGAACTTGAATTTTCAAATTGGAATAAGAATTATTCAATTGACATTAAAAAGAGAAATTACATTGCAAATAAGCCATTATTAATTAAAATCCCTTTATCGTTTACCACAGAAAAGGTAATGGTTAGTGACAATTACTTTTATATATATAAAACGCTATCTCCAAAGAAAAGACTCCGAAGAAAACCAAATTTTATTACCATCTATTGGGATGCGTCACTTTCATTACGAGAACGGAATATTGAGAAGGAAATTAATTTTTTACAGGAGTATTTTGCATATCATAAAAATGTAAAAGTACAATTAGTTACATTTAGTAATACGGTATTAAAGGATAAATTATTTACTGTAAAAAATGGAAATTGGGAATCTTTAAAAAAAGAATTAGAAGAGGTTGTTTATGATGGAGGAACCAATTATTCAATCCTTTCTTCAAAAATAAAAAATACAGATGTCTGCTTGTTATTTACGGATGGAATGGCAACTTTAAGTAATTTGGAATTAAAAAGAGAGACTCCAGTTTTTGTTATAAATAGTAATTTGAAATCTAACCATGCAGGGTTGAAAAGACTTGCTGAAGTAACATATGGAAGTTATATAAATCTCCAAACCAAGGCTATTTCTGAAGCAATATCAAAAATGAAATTTGAACCTTATAAGTTCTTGGGTTACGAATCTAACAATAATTTAGAAGTTTATCCTGTTTCACCTATTAGTGTTTCAAATGATTTTTCTATTTCTGGTAAATATTCGGACAACATAAAGAATATTGTTTTAAAATTTGGATACGGAAACGAGGTCCTTCAAAGGGTTGAAATTGACATGAAAAAAACTACAATTCACAAAATTGTAGAAAGAATTTGGGCTCAGAAAAAATTAGAGAACCTAATGTTAAATGTCAAAAAGAATAAACATCAAATAACAGAATTAGCTAAAGCATTTAGTTTGGTAACTAAGTACACCTCTTTAATTGTGTTGGAAGATATTAGAGATTATGTCACTTATCAAATAACTCCTCCTGCAGAATTATTAGAAGAATACAACAGTATTCTGGCACAACAAGAAGAAAAGAATATTAGTCCACCTAGACGTAATAATGTTGAAGATAATGCTCGTATGATGAGAACTCTACCAAAGCCTGAATCTATTCAAGTGGTTAGTGATGAAATTGAATTAGAAGAAAAAGTGTTGGAATCCAATGATATGGTAGTGATGAATGAAATCGTTGAAATTGTTGAGGATAGTGAAGAAATTGAAGATGTCCCTTTTTCCATAATTGAAGAAGTGCCGGTTTATCCAGGTTGCGAGGG
The nucleotide sequence above comes from Aureibaculum algae. Encoded proteins:
- a CDS encoding VIT domain-containing protein gives rise to the protein MKKVISFCISLFILVFGYAQRCPTLKVKNQELGLSLLDIKVDIVGNIATTTYDMLFYNPTNSVLEGELSFPLGEDHNVSRFALEVNGKLREAVVVEKELGRIAFENVVRRGVDPALLEKGSGNNYKARIYPIPAKGYKRVLLAYEQELVFHLNSHAYELPLNFKNKLDSFKLNISVFDQKYKPIIEKNGISELEFSNWNKNYSIDIKKRNYIANKPLLIKIPLSFTTEKVMVSDNYFYIYKTLSPKKRLRRKPNFITIYWDASLSLRERNIEKEINFLQEYFAYHKNVKVQLVTFSNTVLKDKLFTVKNGNWESLKKELEEVVYDGGTNYSILSSKIKNTDVCLLFTDGMATLSNLELKRETPVFVINSNLKSNHAGLKRLAEVTYGSYINLQTKAISEAISKMKFEPYKFLGYESNNNLEVYPVSPISVSNDFSISGKYSDNIKNIVLKFGYGNEVLQRVEIDMKKTTIHKIVERIWAQKKLENLMLNVKKNKHQITELAKAFSLVTKYTSLIVLEDIRDYVTYQITPPAELLEEYNSILAQQEEKNISPPRRNNVEDNARMMRTLPKPESIQVVSDEIELEEKVLESNDMVVMNEIVEIVEDSEEIEDVPFSIIEEVPVYPGCEGSNDEKKKCFSDSITHHFSENFNAELSNNLGLSEGTYRVYARFTINRRGNVVNLLARGPHRKLEVETVRVLRLLPKMIPGKQRGRAVAVNYTLPIVFKIGSGSQGQSFTIEPYVFTPSRDVANYRKYKGDLTVKERGVKTDYLSELELATNKEQAYQIYLGQRENYLETPAYFVDVANHFKLDYNDTIYSSRILSNIAEIDFDNYELLKVFAYQLQIDKHDDMALFIFKQILNLRPEDSQSYRDLAIAYQNIGYCQEALDLFNSVITGEIYKNSHRRKFKGIETIARNEIRYLIQKYKDDLDLSKVDKELLDSVNYDIRVVVDWNHNDTDIDLHIIDPNLEECFYSHNKTTIGGYMTEDMTQGFGPEEFTLKNAIKGAYYVKIKYFGDRYQKVENPTFMKVTIYKKFGTEKETKETQIIRLTKNDEEEIIAKLMF